From the Gemmatimonadales bacterium genome, the window GCATCGCCTCGTTCCTCGATCACGCCGGCCGCGCGCCGGGGGAAGTGCGCGCGGCGTGCCTCGCGTCGGTGGCACCGGCCGTCACGGAGAGCATCGCCAGCGGTGTGGCGACGGCGACCGGGTGCGCGCCCGCGGTGGTGGATGCCGCGACGCCGCTGCCGGTGGCGCTCGACGTGGACGAGCCGCTCACCGTGGGCGCCGACCGCATCGTGAACGCCCTCTCCGCCATCGAGCGCATCGGTGGCGATGTGCTGGTGGTCGACTTCGGCACCGCGACGACGTTCGACTGCATCACCGCCGACGCACGCTTCATCGGCGGGGTCATCATGCCGGGGCTCCGTACCTCTGCCGACCAGCTCACCCGCCGCGCGGCCAAGCTCCCCGCCACCGAGCTGCGCCCGCCGGCGCGTGCAATCGGTCGCCGCACGGAAGACTGCATCCGCGCGGGGGTGCTCTTCGGAACCGCCGACGCGGTGGACGGCATCGTACGCCGGATCGCCGCCGAATGGCCCGGCGGCCGGAGACCCGCCGTGGTCGCGACCGGCGGACTCGCGGGGCTCGTCACCCCGCTCAGCGCCACGATCGAACGGGTGGATCCCGACCTCACGCTCCATGGGGTGCGGCTCGCGGCCGGACATTTGGGCCTGGCCTGGTGACCTTCGCCCCTCCGCGCCGATGAGCGGCGCCGCCCGCACCGCGGGATTCCGGGTCGCCGGCCCGCGGTTCGCCTACCTGCTGCACACGCGTCCCGCCGAGTGGCCGATCATGGCGGCCCACACGGCGCTCGGCTGGGTGCTCGCGGTGGGCCTGGCTGGCGCGGCTCGCG encodes:
- a CDS encoding type III pantothenate kinase; this encodes MLLALDIGNTEITLGLFGGERGDALDAHWRLTSNVERTPDEWAAGIASFLDHAGRAPGEVRAACLASVAPAVTESIASGVATATGCAPAVVDAATPLPVALDVDEPLTVGADRIVNALSAIERIGGDVLVVDFGTATTFDCITADARFIGGVIMPGLRTSADQLTRRAAKLPATELRPPARAIGRRTEDCIRAGVLFGTADAVDGIVRRIAAEWPGGRRPAVVATGGLAGLVTPLSATIERVDPDLTLHGVRLAAGHLGLAW